A stretch of Tigriopus californicus strain San Diego chromosome 11, Tcal_SD_v2.1, whole genome shotgun sequence DNA encodes these proteins:
- the LOC131890123 gene encoding A disintegrin and metalloproteinase with thrombospondin motifs adt-1-like, with translation MVVRTEINPTLWDILVLLTIGFLQILMVDSGPPIPADLPKTRGNHLARDQGVGYLKRTFPAQGRNAAPSSLYGEEIEYTIGVFGTEYELRFQQNKKLLPPQGFRMQWRNSSGVTYTELGEAITRCHYIHKDAQSVAALSDCGLGQIRGFVSTPNETFEITPLTNELEALFLRDPSLLGFDDDLANSIVIEDLYLVKRAKLPALEDDDEILFWENEVENGFSTYKLKRMGTQRERVEIDHDLYTEVTPKTVELGVFVDAVAYNNLKVLQTSDEMTHVILASINQVDAIYHLASLKQSVDFAIKVLEVQTEAPQELQGASGERLELLDAFCQYNTQRNDLVNGSPAHWDLGVLLTGFDLFHVQYGYEEYDTLGLTRTGALCHQNYSCLITEFGVAPREDAGHDDDSPPEPTAGFGAVYVLAHEIGHTLGMSHDGSRNSCPSNGFIMSSSRGNDGGETSWSNCSALSLVKSKATYCLNNSPNLNDEAAFRFDSDVDPGEIYDADFQCQMYLRDGTAMAIKDDKDMCSNLKCERGVDPTNSNKPSRSYPSGPALDGTSCGTRGMCKTGKCLEATSYSTLVSPWLTGLCTSGCIRRSMGVKSMTRRCHNQNHTSECEDRVSLMCPDDDVCSDEEPRMSRERFAVKKCKKLALDPAIYPSVSSLKIPPNVRGMPAIYSSDNLRQACLIFCKFEGPTSVGLSYNLRKWNTPMESLQSVGREADAFYPDGTWCHRLNGTDFYCVNHECISLTTVTDESSRVLTSDKLI, from the exons ATGGTGGTCCGAACAGAAATAAACCCCACTTTGTGGGATATCTTGGTGCTCTTGACTATTGgctttctgcaaattttgatgGTAGATAGTGGGCCTCCAATCCCAGCTGACTTACCTAAGACAAGAGGGAACCATTTGGCCCGAGATCAAGGCGTTGGGTACCTTAAAAGGACTTTTCCTGCCCAAGGGCGGAACGCGGCACCCTCAAGTCTCTATGGAGAGGAGATTGAGTACACCATAGGAGTGTTTGGGACCGAGTACGAACTGAGGTTTCAGCAAAACAAGAAACTCCTACCTCCCCAGGGATTTAGGATGCAATGGAG AAACTCCTCTGGCGTAACATACACCGAACTGGGAGAGGCCATCACCAGGTGTCACTATATTCATAAAGACGCTCAAAGTGTGGCCGCATTAAGCGATTGCGGGCTGGGACAAATTCGAGGCTTCGTGTCGACTCCGAACGAAACCTTTGAAATCACACCCCTCACCAACGAGCTCGAGGCGCTCTTCCTCCGCGATCCCAGTTTATTGGGCTTTGATGATGACTTGGCCAATTCGATAGTGATCGAGGATCTGTATTTGGTGAAACGAGCCAAACTTCCCGCCTTGGAAGACGATGACGAGATTCTGTTCTGGGAAAACGAAGTGGAAAATGGCTTCTCCACCTACAAGCTAAAGCGGATGGGAACCCAAAGGGAACGTGTGGAAATTGATCATGATTTATACACCGAGGTCACACCAAAGACAGTCGAACTGGGTGTATTTGTGGATGCGGTTGCTTACAACAACCTCAAGGTACTGCAAACCTCTGACGAGATGACTCACGTCATTCTCGCCTCCATCAACCAAGTGGATGCGATCTACCATTTGGCCAGTTTAAAACAAAGCGTGGATTTTGCCATCAAAGTGCTGGAGGTCCAAACTGAAGCCCCACAGGAGTTGCAGGGCGCGTCAGGTGAACGATTAGAGCTCCTGGATGCCTTTTGCCA ATACAACACGCAACGTAACGACCTCGTCAATGGATCACCCGCACATTGGGACTTGGGTGTTCTGCTCACTGGCTTCGATCTGTTCCATGTCCAGTATGGCTACGAAGAATATGACACGCTCGGACTGACCAGGACTGGCGCTTTATGCCATCAAAACTATTCTTGCCTCATCACCGAGTTTGGTGTGGCTCCTCGAGAGGATGCAGGTCATGACGATGATAGCCCTCCAGAGCCCACTGCAGGATTTGGAGCCGTGTACGTGTTGGCCCACGAGATAGGACATACCCTGGGCATGTCACACGATGGTTCTCGAAACTCATGCCCAAGCAATGGTTTCATAATGAGCTCCTCGCGAGGGAATGACGGAGGCGAAACGAGTTGGTCGAATTGCTCGGCATTGAGCCTTGTCAAATCCAAGGCCACCTACTGTTTGAACAACAGCCCCAATCTAAATGATGAAGCTGCTTTTCGCTTCGACTCTGACGTGGATCCTGGTGAGATTTACGACGCAGACTTCCAATGTCAAATGTATTTACGTGATGGGACAGCTATGGCCATAAAGGATGACAAGGACATGTGTTCCAACCTGAAATGCGAGCGAGGAGTCGATCCAACAAACTCGAACAAGCCTTCACGCTCTTATCCATCAGGACCTGCCCTGGATGGCACAAGTTGTGGAACTCGAGGAATGTGTAAGACCGGAAAATGCCTGGAAGCCACCAGTTACTCAACGCTAGTGTCCCCTTGGCTTACTGGCTTGTGTACTTCGGGATGTATTCGAAGGTCAATGGGCGTGAAGAGCATGACCCGTCGGTGCCACAATCAAAACCACACAAGTGAGTGTGAAGATAGAGTGTCTTTGATGTGCCCGGACGACGATGTTTGTTCCGACGAGGAACCGAGAATGTCAAGAGAGCGCTTCGCCgtgaagaaatgcaaaaagctGGCATTGGATCCGGCTATTTATCCCAGTGTGAGCTCTCTGAAAATACCTCCAAATGTTAGAGGAATGCCAGCTATATATTCGTCTGATAATCTCCGACAAGCTTGTCTCATATTTTGTAAGTTCGAGGGGCCTACTTCCGTCGGGTTGAGCTATAACCTTCGGAAATGGAACACTCCGATGGAATCCCTTCAAAGCGTGGGACGCGAAGCAGATGCTTTTTACCCAGATGGAACCTGGTGCCACAGGCTCAATGGAACAGACTTTTATTGTGTCAATCATGAATGCATCTCACTGACGACTGTCACTGATGAGTCGTCCAGAGTCTTGACGTCAGataaactcatttga
- the LOC131890126 gene encoding uncharacterized protein LOC131890126 encodes MSSPLLKRVQWERNRRQIQRLRRSTFLLTLVQILLAFYHLALALGSQSSPSESKRNINSKHNNSASFHHLTSNASGLIPSITNDFPPSAGSNSSRVTTSANTFFSIGHRYNATGTKSIKNEPRCQDRSKENMVWMSLKSVPISVSIGGWFFVCQLLPLILALFSLFNLSQRCHLLIPVLFLQPINLMVFILVSVLSYQVAFQDSQREEEEEEEERGGGGEGGAGRMWLTVGALIIFITTLNLLSWWSYLKLYLNVSSLWPNISAPQPLIHISGLQCHAIRHSPSSGNRSSSTGEDGSNVILMPHQPSPPPTKYQLHRQRTNATTAAPPIKDNHKDMKRTTMSHSDIHLAN; translated from the exons ATGTCATCGCCACTCTTGAAACGAGTTCAATGGGAGAGAAACCGACGACAGATCCAGCGCTTGCGAAGATCCACATTCCTCTTGACTTTGGTTCAAATCTTGCTCGCGTTTTACCATTTGGCATTGGCACTTGGGTCCCAAAGTTCTCCCAGCGAATCCAAAAGGAACATCAATTCAAAGCACAATAACAGTGCAAGTTTTCATCACTTGACGTCAAATGCAAGCGGACTCATTCCTTCCATAACCAATGATTTCCCCCCCTCAGCGGGTTCCAATTCATCGCGGGTTACAACGTCTGCTAAcacctttttcagcattgggCACCGATACAACGCCACTGggacaaaatcaatcaaaaacgaACCAAGATGTCAA GACCGGTCAAAAGAAAACATGGTATGGATGAGTTTGAAGAGTGTGCCCATTTCTGTGAGCATTGGAGGATGGTTCTTCGTGTGCCAACTTTTGCCTCTCATCTTGGCCTTATTTAGCCTTTTTAATCTGAGCCAAAGATGTCACCTCCTTATTCCGGTCCTCTTCCTCCAACCCATCAATCTCATGGTTTTCATTCTCGTGTCTGTCCTTTCCTATCAAGTGGCCTTCCAGGATTCTCaaagggaagaggaagaagaagaagaagaaagaggaggaggaggagaaggaggagcagGACGAATGTGGTTGACGGTTGGCGCTCTTATCATATTCATCACCACCCTGAATCTCCTATCATGGTGGTCCTATCTGAAGCTCTATCTGAATGTATCAAGTCTGTGGCCAAATATATCGGCGCCCCAACCATTGATCCATATCTCTGGCCTTCAGTGTCATGCGATTCGTCATTCTCCAAGTTCTGGCAATCGCTCATCCTCCACGGGTGAGGATGGGAGCAATGTGATTCTTATGCCACACCAACCATCGCCTCCACCCACCAAGTACCAATTACACCGACAGAGAACCAATGCCACTACAGCCGCTCCTCCCATCAAGGATAATCATAAGGACATGAAACGAACCACCATGTCTCACTCAGACATCCATCTAGCTAATTAA